The Mycobacterium sp. 3519A genome contains a region encoding:
- a CDS encoding adenosine deaminase, translating to MTTPLNLESIRQAPKALLHDHLDGGLRPATVLELAGTTGYDELPATDVDQLAAWFRTAAHSGSLERYLEPFAHTVGVMQTPEALHRVAYECVEDLAADNVVYAEIRFAPELHIDRGLSLDAVVDAVLAGFADGEKAASAEGRGITVRCLVTAMRHAARSREIAELAIRFRDKGVVGFDIAGAEAGYPPTRHLDAFEYMRSNNARFTIHAGEAFGLPSIHEAIAFCGADRLGHGVRIADDITVGPDGVAHLGRLAALLRDKRVPFEMCPSSNVQTGAVGSIAEHPFDLLARLRFRVTVNTDNRLMSDTTMTQEMLRLVEAFGYGWSDLQRFTINAMKSAFISFDERLSIIDDVIKPRYAVLVG from the coding sequence ATGACCACCCCGCTGAATCTCGAGTCGATCAGGCAGGCGCCGAAGGCCCTGCTGCACGACCACCTCGACGGTGGCCTGCGGCCCGCTACGGTGCTGGAACTCGCCGGGACCACGGGTTACGACGAACTGCCCGCCACGGACGTGGACCAGCTCGCCGCGTGGTTCCGCACCGCCGCGCACAGCGGGTCGCTGGAACGCTACCTCGAACCGTTCGCACACACCGTTGGGGTGATGCAGACACCGGAGGCGCTGCATCGGGTGGCCTACGAGTGCGTCGAGGACCTGGCCGCCGACAACGTCGTCTACGCCGAGATCCGGTTCGCCCCCGAGTTGCACATCGACCGCGGGCTGTCGCTGGACGCGGTCGTCGACGCCGTGCTCGCCGGATTCGCCGACGGTGAGAAAGCCGCAAGCGCGGAGGGTCGCGGCATCACCGTGCGCTGTCTGGTGACCGCGATGCGGCACGCGGCACGCTCACGCGAGATCGCCGAACTGGCCATCCGGTTCCGCGACAAGGGCGTCGTCGGCTTCGACATCGCGGGCGCCGAGGCGGGATATCCGCCGACGCGGCATCTGGACGCGTTCGAGTACATGCGAAGCAACAACGCGCGCTTCACAATTCACGCCGGCGAGGCGTTCGGCCTGCCGTCCATCCACGAGGCCATCGCGTTCTGCGGTGCCGACCGGTTGGGCCACGGCGTGCGGATCGCCGACGACATCACCGTCGGACCCGACGGCGTCGCGCACCTCGGTAGGCTGGCAGCGCTGTTGCGGGACAAGCGAGTTCCGTTCGAGATGTGTCCGTCGTCGAATGTGCAGACCGGCGCCGTCGGCAGCATCGCTGAGCACCCGTTCGACCTGCTGGCCCGGTTGCGGTTCCGGGTGACCGTCAACACCGACAACCGGTTGATGAGCGACACCACCATGACCCAGGAGATGCTGCGTCTGGTCGAGGCGTTCGGCTACGGGTGGAGCGATCTGCAGCGGTTCACCATCAACGCGATGAAGTCAGCGTTCATCTCGTTCGACGAGCGACTGTCGATCATCGACGACGTGATCAAACCGCGCTACGCCGTGCTCGTCGGCTAG
- a CDS encoding alpha/beta fold hydrolase, with amino-acid sequence MTLPSTPTVHSVTVPGARLHYEVRGSGPLVLVAGSPMASAEFAPLADGLAIDHTVVTFDPRGYADSPVEDQHAASTVEQRADDLIAILDDLHAESADVFGSSGGAVTGLALVARHPGRVRTLVAHEPPLLELLPDATEQRAATEAIVDTFHRDGFAAAWAHFMRNAGFGLDPGDAPPEKAPSDREIRENTRFFEIDLRPTTRFVPDVDALRSGPTRVVIGIGVDSRQLLTYRTSIAVAGLLGVAPVEFPGDHGGFMGAPTEFADRLRSVLG; translated from the coding sequence ATGACTTTGCCTAGCACTCCCACCGTCCATTCCGTCACCGTCCCCGGCGCCCGTCTGCACTACGAGGTCCGGGGCAGCGGCCCGCTGGTGCTCGTCGCCGGTTCGCCGATGGCGTCCGCAGAGTTCGCGCCGCTGGCCGACGGCCTGGCCATCGACCACACCGTCGTCACCTTCGATCCCCGCGGCTACGCCGACAGCCCGGTCGAGGACCAGCACGCGGCGTCGACGGTCGAACAGCGCGCCGACGACCTCATCGCGATCCTCGACGACCTGCACGCCGAATCGGCCGACGTGTTCGGGTCCAGCGGCGGTGCGGTCACCGGCCTGGCGTTGGTCGCCCGGCATCCGGGACGCGTGCGCACCCTCGTCGCACACGAACCCCCGCTGCTGGAACTGCTGCCCGACGCCACTGAACAGCGGGCGGCCACCGAGGCGATCGTCGACACCTTTCACCGCGACGGGTTCGCCGCCGCCTGGGCCCATTTCATGCGCAACGCCGGATTCGGCCTGGATCCCGGCGACGCCCCGCCCGAGAAAGCACCGTCCGATCGAGAGATCCGCGAGAACACCCGGTTCTTCGAGATCGACCTGCGCCCAACGACGCGGTTCGTGCCCGACGTCGACGCGCTGAGGAGTGGCCCGACCCGCGTGGTGATCGGCATCGGCGTCGACTCACGTCAACTGCTGACCTACCGCACCTCGATAGCGGTGGCCGGACTGCTCGGTGTCGCGCCGGTCGAGTTTCCCGGCGACCACGGCGGATTCATGGGCGCACCAACGGAATTCGCCGACAGGCTGCGGAGCGTGCTCGGCTAG
- a CDS encoding primosomal protein translates to MAADIVPIRLALTKGDLYTLWAPRWRDAGDEWEAFLGKDEDLYAFESVADLAAFVRTNTDNDLVDHPAWQALTEANAHTFDPPEERQYDLVSLEELVAEKPSEETVKELHRTLAIVSSIGSVCEMPAITKFFNGNPVLGTVGGGIEAFAGRAGRKRWAEIETVIGRGWDNVVDAIDEIVTIPDVDKAAAEKAEAQLAEPAPEPEEVEEVTDADGAEDTDNTEGEQTDAEETSDLADHAAGLVLGSDDDFWLKVGIDPVRIMTSAGTYYTLRCYLDDTPIFLGRNGRVSVFTSGGALARYLADEHDHDLSDLATYDDIRTAATDGSLRVDVHDDNVYVLTGIVDDLADGPDAIDRDQLELAVEFLRDIGEYSEDTTVDESLDPDQPLGHLIAHVLDPDTVGRPKPPYAEAVQQWEALEAFVESRLRQE, encoded by the coding sequence ATGGCTGCTGACATCGTGCCGATCCGGCTCGCGCTGACCAAGGGCGACCTGTACACATTGTGGGCTCCACGCTGGCGCGATGCGGGTGACGAGTGGGAGGCGTTCCTCGGCAAGGACGAGGATCTGTACGCCTTCGAGTCGGTCGCCGACCTGGCGGCCTTCGTGCGGACCAACACCGACAACGACCTGGTCGACCACCCCGCGTGGCAGGCGCTGACCGAGGCGAATGCGCATACGTTCGACCCGCCGGAGGAACGCCAGTACGACCTCGTCAGCCTCGAAGAGTTGGTCGCCGAGAAGCCCAGCGAGGAGACGGTCAAGGAGCTACACCGCACGCTGGCGATCGTGTCGTCCATCGGCTCGGTGTGTGAGATGCCCGCGATCACCAAGTTTTTCAACGGCAATCCGGTGCTCGGCACCGTCGGCGGCGGGATCGAGGCCTTCGCGGGCCGCGCGGGCCGCAAGCGCTGGGCCGAGATCGAGACGGTGATCGGCCGCGGCTGGGACAACGTGGTCGACGCGATCGACGAGATCGTCACCATCCCCGACGTCGACAAGGCGGCTGCGGAGAAGGCCGAGGCGCAACTCGCCGAGCCCGCCCCCGAACCCGAGGAAGTCGAGGAAGTCACCGACGCCGACGGCGCCGAGGACACCGACAACACCGAGGGCGAGCAGACCGACGCCGAGGAGACCAGCGATCTGGCCGACCACGCCGCCGGACTGGTGCTGGGCAGCGACGACGACTTCTGGCTCAAGGTCGGCATCGACCCGGTGCGGATCATGACCAGCGCAGGCACCTACTACACGTTGCGCTGCTACCTCGACGACACACCGATCTTCCTGGGCCGCAACGGGCGCGTCAGCGTGTTCACCTCCGGCGGCGCGCTGGCGCGTTACCTCGCCGACGAGCACGACCACGACCTGTCCGACCTCGCGACCTACGACGACATCCGCACCGCGGCCACCGACGGCTCCCTGCGGGTCGACGTCCACGACGACAACGTCTACGTGCTCACCGGCATCGTCGACGACCTCGCGGACGGCCCCGACGCGATCGACCGCGACCAGCTGGAGCTCGCCGTCGAATTCCTCAGGGACATCGGCGAATACTCCGAGGACACCACGGTCGACGAGTCGTTGGACCCCGACCAGCCGTTGGGTCACCTGATCGCGCACGTGCTCGACCCGGACACCGTCGGCCGGCCGAAGCCGCCGTACGCCGAGGCGGTGCAGCAGTGGGAGGCGCTGGAGGCGTTCGTCGAATCGCGGCTGCGCCAGGAATAG
- a CDS encoding NRAMP family divalent metal transporter: MKTKRFTFGALLAVVGPGLLAGLSDDDPAGITTYSVLGADHGYQLLWVLLLSTVALVLFHGLAARMGVITGQGLIGLVRQRYGVRLGGAVLATLVVANIGTTCAEFAGIAAGFELFGISRYASVPAAAAVVSFLVLRGSFHRVEHVLLLVSTVFLAYIASGILADPDWNAGLRGLLVPTMPVNADAVTIVTATVGTTLAPWGLSFIQSYAVDKRLRTEDLPFERVDVVTGAVLTGVIGFFVVVACAATLHSDGRSINDAADAAVALQPLAGDAAATLFAVGLIGAALLAASVLPLSTAYSVCEYAGVEAALDDPYDEAKTFYLTYGFVIVLGALVVLIPKVPLVTILVSTQVLNAVLLIPLLFAMIGIGRDRDLMGRFAVGRAGTAVYGLTAGVVLLCVVVLGVTSLMA, encoded by the coding sequence GTGAAGACCAAGCGGTTCACCTTCGGTGCGCTGCTGGCGGTGGTCGGACCTGGTCTGCTCGCCGGCCTTTCAGACGACGACCCCGCAGGCATAACGACGTATTCCGTGCTGGGCGCCGACCACGGCTACCAGCTCTTGTGGGTGCTCCTACTGTCGACCGTCGCACTCGTGCTGTTTCATGGTCTCGCCGCTCGCATGGGCGTCATCACCGGCCAAGGCCTGATCGGTCTAGTGCGCCAACGCTACGGCGTCCGACTGGGCGGAGCCGTGCTCGCGACTCTCGTGGTCGCAAACATCGGCACCACCTGCGCCGAATTCGCCGGAATAGCAGCCGGTTTTGAACTCTTCGGCATCAGTCGTTATGCGAGTGTCCCGGCTGCAGCAGCTGTCGTTTCATTCCTGGTGTTGCGCGGCAGCTTCCACCGGGTCGAGCATGTGCTGTTGCTGGTATCGACGGTGTTCCTGGCCTACATCGCTTCCGGGATCCTCGCTGATCCCGACTGGAACGCAGGGCTGCGTGGTCTTCTCGTTCCGACCATGCCCGTCAACGCTGACGCAGTGACCATCGTGACCGCCACCGTAGGAACCACGCTGGCGCCGTGGGGACTGTCCTTCATCCAGTCGTACGCCGTGGACAAGAGGCTGCGCACCGAAGACTTGCCGTTTGAGCGCGTCGACGTGGTGACGGGCGCCGTGCTCACCGGCGTCATCGGCTTCTTCGTGGTCGTGGCTTGCGCCGCGACGCTGCACAGTGACGGCCGCTCGATCAATGACGCCGCCGATGCGGCCGTCGCGCTACAACCACTGGCGGGGGATGCAGCGGCGACACTGTTCGCGGTGGGGCTCATCGGCGCCGCGCTTCTGGCTGCCTCAGTATTGCCGTTGTCGACTGCATATTCGGTGTGCGAGTACGCCGGAGTCGAGGCTGCACTCGACGACCCTTACGACGAGGCCAAGACCTTCTACCTGACGTACGGATTCGTCATCGTGCTGGGCGCGCTCGTCGTGCTGATCCCGAAGGTCCCGCTGGTGACGATCCTGGTGTCCACTCAGGTGCTCAACGCGGTGCTGCTGATCCCGCTGCTGTTCGCGATGATCGGCATCGGTCGCGACAGGGACCTGATGGGTCGCTTCGCGGTCGGCAGGGCGGGCACCGCGGTATACGGTCTGACCGCCGGGGTGGTGCTGCTGTGCGTGGTAGTGCTTGGAGTCACGTCCCTGATGGCTTAG
- a CDS encoding magnesium transporter codes for MLLLSRLIGRTVLGPDGALVGRLADLTVGLRRGSGRVERILVRRRRTSDVLVPSTAVGSAQHDAIMLDDAPDRFTVQSLEDAFAVDEILLARDVLDTQVVDIAGQRLARVADVVLARTADGRLEVVGVEVGFGAVLRRLGLGRLATRARGDAVAWGELHLTSDRGRAVQLATPRSAVHLLDARGLALVISRLDTQSATEILATKAPDVAAQVVRVSHPVVAERVLRAMPDEAVAEIVAALPTEHATRWQHRLARAPALRGRRLLRSHVWPRRRHSPTRAAR; via the coding sequence GTGCTGCTTCTCAGCCGGCTCATCGGCCGCACCGTCCTCGGTCCGGACGGCGCGCTGGTCGGCCGCCTTGCCGACCTGACAGTGGGCCTGCGCCGAGGTTCGGGGCGCGTCGAACGGATATTGGTGCGGCGTCGCCGAACCTCCGACGTGCTGGTGCCGTCGACGGCAGTCGGATCGGCTCAGCACGACGCCATCATGCTCGACGACGCCCCCGACCGCTTCACGGTTCAATCTCTCGAGGACGCGTTCGCTGTCGACGAAATCCTCTTGGCGCGTGACGTTTTGGATACCCAAGTGGTCGACATCGCGGGGCAGCGTCTCGCCCGTGTCGCCGACGTCGTGCTCGCCCGCACCGCCGACGGACGCCTCGAAGTGGTGGGCGTCGAAGTCGGATTCGGCGCCGTGCTGCGACGGTTGGGACTGGGCAGGCTGGCAACGCGGGCCCGCGGTGACGCCGTCGCGTGGGGCGAGCTGCACCTCACCTCCGACCGCGGCCGTGCCGTGCAACTCGCGACGCCTCGCTCGGCGGTTCATCTACTCGATGCTCGCGGACTCGCCCTTGTGATCAGCCGGCTCGACACGCAGTCGGCGACCGAGATATTGGCCACCAAGGCCCCTGACGTCGCGGCACAGGTCGTGCGCGTCAGCCATCCGGTGGTCGCAGAACGAGTCCTGCGGGCGATGCCCGACGAAGCGGTGGCCGAGATCGTCGCCGCTCTGCCCACCGAGCACGCGACACGGTGGCAGCACCGCCTCGCACGCGCACCGGCATTGCGCGGACGGCGGTTGCTCCGTTCGCATGTGTGGCCACGTCGCCGCCACAGCCCCACGAGAGCCGCCAGGTGA
- a CDS encoding maleylpyruvate isomerase N-terminal domain-containing protein: MSVHPSPARGDCKSAVPELDREAARSAIKTATERFTALLREVDDTQRRAAGTDWSVGETAAHVLIVLNAFTAAITAQPQVLSAKQYLDADFPTRLAACNASTIATVDHTDAGRVAELIAEGAQRFLRLATTADPTMECETPWYGANRTRSVDCLTALALGELTVHGYDIARGTDRPWPISAAHAKLIVGTVCPQMSPLVVRPDAARDVPATYEIRLRGNGPRYVIRVADGTAEVRAADGPVDCVLSADPVTYLLVTYGRMPVFRALLRGGIVPMGRRPWLGLRFKELFYNP, translated from the coding sequence ATGAGCGTTCACCCCAGCCCAGCAAGGGGCGACTGCAAATCCGCGGTACCAGAACTGGACCGGGAAGCGGCACGGTCGGCGATCAAGACGGCGACGGAGCGGTTCACCGCACTGCTGCGGGAGGTCGACGACACTCAACGCCGGGCCGCCGGTACTGATTGGAGCGTCGGCGAGACCGCCGCCCATGTTCTCATCGTGCTCAACGCCTTCACTGCGGCCATAACCGCGCAGCCTCAAGTGCTTAGCGCGAAGCAGTACCTGGACGCAGACTTCCCTACCCGGCTGGCGGCGTGCAACGCCTCCACCATCGCTACGGTCGACCACACTGATGCGGGACGGGTCGCGGAGCTGATCGCCGAGGGCGCACAACGGTTTTTACGACTCGCGACGACGGCCGACCCGACCATGGAGTGTGAGACGCCGTGGTATGGCGCGAATCGAACCCGCTCCGTGGACTGCCTTACCGCGCTGGCGCTTGGAGAATTGACGGTGCACGGATATGACATCGCCAGAGGAACGGATCGGCCGTGGCCGATCTCCGCGGCGCACGCCAAACTCATCGTCGGCACGGTGTGCCCTCAGATGTCGCCACTGGTGGTGCGACCCGACGCGGCACGCGATGTGCCCGCAACGTATGAGATTCGGCTGAGGGGTAATGGGCCCCGATATGTCATTCGAGTGGCTGACGGGACGGCCGAGGTGCGGGCCGCAGACGGGCCCGTGGACTGCGTGCTGTCCGCCGATCCGGTGACATACCTGCTGGTTACCTACGGGCGAATGCCGGTGTTTCGAGCGCTACTGCGCGGCGGGATTGTGCCGATGGGCCGCCGACCGTGGCTCGGCCTTCGCTTCAAGGAACTGTTCTACAACCCCTGA
- a CDS encoding LuxR C-terminal-related transcriptional regulator, whose translation MLANMNGTGPKADTPRLNWSDLGVSELPTGTVTLLLADIEGSTRLWQSEPEAMTAAIARLDHIMCDIVAIHHGIRPVEQGEGDSFVIAFARASDAVACALELQRAPLAPIRLRIGVHTGEVQLRDEGNYMGTTINRAARLRDLGHGGQTILTGVTEDLVADRLPADTWLIDLGLHQLRDFPRPERVVQLCHPDLRNEFSPLRVRQTIAPQHLPEQFTSFVGRQTDLDDLRGLLASTRLVTLTGAGGIGKTRLAIEMSSRLADEFDSGVWVDLAAITDPNLVPVAVIRALGLPDQKGNSTMDLLVRFIADRRMLLVLDNCEHLLDACAALVVAVQGGCTAVTIVATSREPIGVPGEVSWRVPSLSLTDEAIELFTDRARHVRPNFRITDENSAVVTEICRRLDGVPLAIELAAARVRVLSLTEIRDGLHDRFRLLTGGARTVVRRQQTLRASVDWSHALLTAPERVVFARLAVFMGGFDLDAAAAVACGGPVERFQVLDLLALLVDKSLVVAESTNSSTRYRLLETVRQYALDKLGESGDADDARTRHRDYYTAMAAALDAPAVSSHERRLEQVDSEIDNLRAAFAWSRENDDFESALQLASSLQALWVLRGRLREGLAWFDAVLTDQRAALADLNPAVRAAALADYAVLDAYTGATARLDQAREALAIAREVDDPALVARALTACCASAVYDPQVARSYFEETIGLVRSIGDAWRLSDVLGWQALGAIATGEPLAIRAPAEEGRAIAESIGDWTISRRCRWAVGIALLMAGEIDDAVAQLREVVAECDEAHDVVWRCSALFMLALTLAHHGEPIAARKAACAAIDDAADLPGFYSGLAHAALTASALAAGDVAAADEAIAAGWHLLAVQPNMMAIWNIFPAQAALARGDLTAARRQADHIVATTTGLHLSLALTTRAGLVLSQGDPDQADRDAHDALAIVAAVGANGGVPDNLDIHALIAVVAGRHREAARLYGAADGVRQRNAQVRFKIFDSVHEAAVVALREAMGDRDFDSAWAEGTGLSTGEVIAYIQRRRGERKRPASGWASLTPAERDVVRLVGEGLANNDIAARLFISPRTVQSHLTHVYTKLGLTSRVQLAQEASRHD comes from the coding sequence ATGCTGGCTAACATGAACGGAACTGGGCCGAAGGCGGATACGCCACGGTTGAACTGGAGCGATCTGGGCGTGAGCGAGCTGCCGACGGGGACGGTGACGCTGTTACTGGCCGACATCGAGGGTTCAACGCGGTTGTGGCAATCCGAACCGGAGGCGATGACGGCTGCGATCGCGCGGCTGGATCACATCATGTGCGACATCGTCGCGATCCACCATGGCATACGGCCCGTCGAACAGGGCGAAGGCGACAGTTTCGTCATCGCCTTCGCGCGTGCCAGTGACGCGGTGGCGTGCGCCCTGGAATTGCAGCGGGCACCGCTGGCGCCGATCCGGCTGCGCATTGGCGTGCACACCGGTGAGGTGCAACTGCGTGACGAAGGCAACTACATGGGGACGACCATCAACCGGGCCGCCCGGCTTCGCGACCTGGGACACGGTGGGCAGACAATCCTGACTGGGGTCACCGAAGACCTGGTTGCCGATCGGCTGCCTGCCGATACCTGGCTGATCGATCTCGGCCTGCATCAACTGCGCGACTTCCCGCGCCCAGAACGCGTGGTGCAGTTGTGTCACCCCGACCTGCGCAACGAGTTCTCTCCGCTGCGAGTTCGGCAAACCATTGCACCCCAACATCTTCCAGAGCAGTTCACGAGTTTTGTCGGCCGCCAGACCGACCTCGACGATCTGCGCGGGCTCCTTGCCTCCACCCGTCTTGTGACGCTGACCGGGGCAGGCGGTATCGGCAAGACTCGTCTGGCGATCGAGATGTCGTCAAGACTCGCTGACGAATTCGACAGTGGTGTGTGGGTCGATCTCGCCGCAATCACCGATCCGAACCTGGTGCCTGTCGCAGTGATCCGCGCGCTCGGCCTACCCGACCAGAAGGGCAACTCCACGATGGACTTGCTCGTGCGGTTCATCGCAGACCGGCGGATGTTGTTGGTGCTGGACAATTGCGAACACTTACTGGATGCGTGCGCGGCGCTGGTGGTCGCGGTGCAGGGCGGATGTACTGCGGTGACGATAGTGGCCACGAGTCGCGAGCCGATAGGGGTACCCGGCGAGGTGAGTTGGCGCGTGCCGTCGCTGTCGCTGACCGACGAGGCAATCGAATTGTTCACCGACCGGGCTCGGCACGTCCGGCCCAACTTCCGCATCACCGATGAGAATTCGGCGGTGGTGACAGAAATCTGCCGTCGCCTCGACGGGGTGCCGTTGGCGATCGAGCTGGCGGCGGCACGGGTGCGCGTCTTGTCGTTGACCGAGATCCGCGACGGTCTTCACGACCGCTTCAGATTGTTGACCGGCGGTGCACGCACGGTCGTGCGTCGCCAGCAGACGCTACGGGCGTCGGTGGATTGGTCCCACGCGCTGCTGACTGCCCCAGAGCGGGTCGTATTCGCCCGGCTGGCGGTGTTCATGGGTGGGTTCGATCTCGACGCCGCAGCGGCGGTCGCTTGTGGCGGCCCCGTCGAACGATTTCAGGTCCTGGATCTGCTCGCGCTTCTGGTGGACAAGTCTCTCGTTGTCGCTGAAAGCACAAACAGCTCAACGCGATACCGACTACTCGAGACGGTGCGTCAGTATGCGTTGGATAAGCTCGGTGAGTCCGGTGATGCCGACGATGCGCGAACTCGGCATCGCGATTACTACACGGCTATGGCAGCAGCGCTCGACGCTCCGGCAGTTAGCAGCCACGAGCGTCGCCTCGAGCAGGTCGACAGCGAAATCGACAACCTGCGGGCGGCTTTCGCGTGGAGCCGGGAGAATGATGACTTCGAGAGCGCGTTGCAACTGGCCTCTTCCTTGCAAGCGCTGTGGGTGCTGCGGGGCCGCTTACGAGAAGGGCTGGCGTGGTTCGACGCAGTACTCACTGACCAACGCGCAGCGCTGGCTGACCTGAATCCCGCAGTGCGCGCAGCTGCGCTCGCCGACTATGCGGTGCTCGATGCTTATACGGGCGCCACCGCCCGCCTCGACCAAGCCCGCGAAGCCCTGGCGATCGCACGGGAAGTCGACGATCCCGCATTGGTTGCACGAGCCCTCACCGCTTGCTGTGCGAGCGCGGTCTACGACCCGCAGGTGGCCCGATCCTATTTCGAGGAGACAATCGGCCTGGTCCGTTCGATAGGCGACGCCTGGCGGCTCAGCGACGTCCTGGGCTGGCAGGCGCTTGGGGCGATCGCGACGGGCGAACCGTTGGCCATTCGGGCTCCCGCCGAAGAGGGACGCGCCATCGCCGAGTCCATCGGTGACTGGACAATCTCGCGGCGGTGTCGTTGGGCCGTCGGAATCGCCCTGTTGATGGCCGGTGAGATCGACGACGCCGTGGCACAACTGCGCGAGGTGGTCGCGGAGTGCGACGAGGCTCACGATGTGGTTTGGCGATGTTCGGCTCTCTTCATGCTGGCACTCACGCTGGCGCACCACGGGGAGCCCATCGCGGCCAGGAAGGCGGCATGCGCGGCGATCGACGACGCCGCCGACCTTCCGGGGTTCTACTCGGGTCTTGCCCATGCCGCGTTGACCGCCTCGGCTCTTGCAGCCGGTGACGTTGCCGCAGCGGACGAAGCAATCGCGGCGGGCTGGCACTTGCTCGCTGTGCAACCCAACATGATGGCGATCTGGAACATCTTCCCGGCCCAGGCTGCGTTGGCGCGCGGCGACCTGACCGCTGCGCGGCGCCAGGCCGACCATATCGTCGCAACGACAACCGGTTTGCACTTGTCGCTGGCACTGACCACGCGTGCCGGGTTGGTGTTATCGCAGGGTGACCCCGATCAGGCAGATCGAGACGCGCACGACGCGCTCGCGATCGTCGCCGCGGTGGGGGCCAATGGAGGTGTTCCCGACAATCTCGACATTCACGCCTTGATTGCTGTGGTCGCCGGTAGGCATCGCGAAGCGGCGCGGCTGTATGGCGCCGCAGATGGTGTACGGCAGCGCAACGCTCAGGTCCGCTTCAAGATCTTCGACTCCGTTCACGAAGCCGCAGTTGTTGCGCTCCGTGAAGCAATGGGCGACAGGGACTTTGATTCCGCGTGGGCCGAGGGGACGGGATTGTCGACCGGTGAGGTGATCGCGTACATACAGCGCCGCCGTGGCGAACGGAAGCGGCCCGCAAGTGGCTGGGCGTCACTGACACCCGCCGAGCGGGACGTCGTCCGATTGGTCGGTGAAGGCCTCGCCAACAACGACATCGCCGCGAGGCTGTTCATCTCTCCGCGCACTGTGCAATCCCACCTCACCCACGTCTACACCAAACTAGGGCTCACTTCGCGCGTGCAACTGGCTCAGGAAGCGTCTCGGCATGACTGA
- a CDS encoding C40 family peptidase has product MPSALVLALTAPIREVQSLIGAGWSGDLGLAAAHESLTDIASASGRAWLHAGQTWSGAGADAAAQFAAATVIATEALADRVQQLSVVTQTAGAAVARANDRLEDIVERFEARAAALEPYLDSPAVEKELLAEAQRALAEAVAVVEELRAELRGHATTLSSPASAAPATTPAGMASPSIPPMSPMPGTAAPPPTSSGGFGELAKLASHPAPLPDAAVFGDGFAVRLPDGSTAMAPNPVAASAVRHALTQLGVPYQWGGTAPGVGLDCSGLTQWAYHEAGLDIPRLAQEQDIGAAVDGGSLRPGDLAVWDGHVAMIVGNGTMIEAGDPVQLSPIRTTNAGQGFQGFWRPTG; this is encoded by the coding sequence ATGCCGAGTGCACTGGTGTTGGCGCTGACGGCTCCCATCCGTGAGGTGCAGTCGCTGATCGGCGCGGGCTGGTCGGGCGATCTGGGGCTGGCCGCGGCGCACGAGTCGCTGACCGACATCGCGTCGGCGTCCGGCCGCGCGTGGCTGCATGCCGGGCAGACGTGGTCGGGCGCAGGCGCGGACGCCGCGGCACAGTTCGCGGCGGCGACGGTCATCGCCACCGAGGCGCTGGCCGACAGGGTGCAGCAGCTCAGCGTGGTCACGCAGACCGCGGGCGCGGCGGTGGCCCGTGCCAACGACCGGCTAGAGGACATCGTCGAGCGATTCGAGGCGCGGGCCGCTGCTCTGGAGCCCTACCTCGACTCGCCTGCAGTGGAAAAAGAACTGCTTGCCGAGGCGCAGCGGGCGCTCGCCGAGGCCGTCGCGGTGGTCGAGGAACTGCGCGCAGAGTTGCGGGGGCACGCGACCACACTGAGCAGCCCGGCCTCGGCGGCGCCGGCGACCACGCCGGCGGGCATGGCCAGCCCGTCCATCCCGCCGATGAGCCCTATGCCCGGTACGGCGGCGCCGCCGCCGACATCGTCGGGCGGTTTCGGCGAGCTCGCCAAGCTCGCGTCGCATCCGGCGCCGCTACCGGATGCCGCGGTGTTCGGCGACGGGTTCGCGGTCCGGTTGCCCGACGGCAGCACCGCGATGGCGCCGAACCCGGTAGCGGCCAGCGCAGTTCGGCACGCGCTTACGCAACTCGGCGTGCCGTATCAGTGGGGCGGCACCGCGCCAGGCGTCGGGCTGGACTGCAGCGGACTCACGCAGTGGGCCTATCACGAAGCGGGCCTGGACATCCCGCGGCTGGCGCAGGAACAGGACATCGGGGCGGCCGTCGACGGCGGTTCGCTGCGGCCGGGCGACCTGGCGGTGTGGGACGGCCACGTCGCCATGATCGTCGGGAACGGGACCATGATCGAGGCAGGCGATCCCGTTCAGCTGTCACCGATCCGAACGACGAACGCGGGCCAAGGTTTTCAGGGCTTCTGGCGACCGACCGGGTGA
- a CDS encoding type VII secretion target, whose protein sequence is MFADTDAVRAFGSANSAHAVDLAAVAAALASTPNAASDTMLGPVGTRFLAALTEATTEASRAVTALADRMETACRTAHHAAGSYDSADAQAGTRVSGVY, encoded by the coding sequence ATGTTCGCCGATACCGATGCCGTCCGCGCCTTCGGCTCAGCCAACTCGGCCCACGCGGTGGACCTCGCCGCGGTCGCGGCCGCCCTGGCGTCCACACCGAACGCCGCGTCGGACACGATGCTGGGGCCCGTCGGCACCCGGTTCCTGGCCGCATTGACCGAGGCCACCACCGAGGCTTCCCGGGCGGTGACGGCGTTGGCCGACCGGATGGAGACCGCCTGTCGCACAGCGCACCACGCGGCGGGCTCCTACGACAGCGCCGACGCGCAGGCGGGGACGCGAGTGTCCGGGGTGTACTGA